The Thermodesulfovibrio sp. 3462-1 genome contains the following window.
TTGACTGTAATAAATAATCCAGCTGAGAATTTAAATGTGCATGAGAAGGTTGAGGTTGTGAGGTTTGTAGTGTCGTTAGAGGAATGGAAGAATAAAGGGGTGAAGGCATGAAGAAAACATTCATAGAAGTAAGTTTTCCTGTTAAAGAAGTAAGCGAGGAATCAGCAAGGGAAAAGAACATAAGGCATGGGCATATTTCCACGCTGCATATCTGGTGGGCAAGAAGACCTTTAGCATCTTCAAGAGCAACTTCTTATGCCGCACTAATTCCTGCTGCATCTGAAGACCCTACGGAATGGAATAAAAAATGGCAGTTCCTTATCAAGCTTTCAAAATGGGAGAATTCTTTAAATCCAGTTGTTATTGAGAAAGCAAGAAAAGATATTTTAGAAGCAAATGGGGGCAAAGTCCCAAGGGTTCTCGATCCGTTTTCTGGCGGTGGCTCTATTCCTCTTGAAGCTTTAAGGCTTGGTTGTGAAGTTCATGCAGTTGAGTATAACCCTGTGGCAGTTTTGATTTTGAAATGCACTCTTGAATATCCGCAGAAGTATGGAAAGCTGAAAGAAGTAAGCAAAGATTTGGGCTTGATAAAAGGAAGCGAAGTAAAGAATCCGTTGCTTGAGGATGTGAAAAAATGGGGAAATTGGGTTTTAGAGGAAGCAAGAAAAGAGATTGGAAGATTTTATCCTTCCGATGAAGATGGTTCAATTCCTGTGGGCTATATCTGGGCAAGAACTGTTCCCTGTCAGAATCCTGCTTGTGGAGCTGAAATCCCTCTTATGCGTCAATTCTGGCTTGCAAAGAAGGATAATAAGAAAGTTGCATTGAAACCTTTTGTAAAGAATGGTAAGGTTGAATTTGAAATAGTAGGACAGGCGTCCTCGCCTGTCTTTCCAAAAGATTTTGAACCTGAAAAAGGGACGGTATCAAGGGCAATTGCTCATTGTCTGGTTTGCGGTTCAACAGTTGATGACAAAACAACCAGAAAACTGTTTCAGCAAGGAAAAGCAGGGCAGAGGATGGTTGCGGTGGTTTTGCACCACGCCAAAAGGCAGGGAAAGACTTACAGGTTGGCAACTGAAAGGGATTTGGAGGTTTTTAAGGAGGCGGAGAAATATCTTGAAGAAAAAAGAGCAAAACTTATGGATGAGTGGGGAATTGATCCTGTGCCTGATGAACCTTTGCCACCTAAAGAAACTCTTGGTTTTCGGGTTCAGCGATATGCGATGCTAAAATGGGGCGACCTTTTCAACTCCCGACAGAAGCTTGCGCTGATTACTTTTGTGGAGAAGGTGAGGCAGGCGCATCAGAAGATGATTGAAGAAGGATATGATGAAGAATATGCAAAGGTGGTGGTGAGTTATTTGGGTCTGGGAGTAGGGAGAATTGCGGACTATAATTCAACTTTATGTATATGGAATATTTTAAGAACCATGCCTGCTCATACATTTGGGAGGCAAGCACTACCTATGACATGGGATTTTATGGAAACAAATCCTTTTAGCAATTCTTCTGGTAGCTGGAGTGAATCTTTTAATTATATTATAAATGTCCTCTCCCATCTTTCCCAAATTCCGCCAGTGGAGGAAGAAAAATGAAGGAAGTTGATAAAATCCTTGAAACAATCAAAAATTATCCCAAGTTGATTGCAGTATATCTTTTTGGATCCTATGCCAAAGGTGAAGAAAAACCTATTTCCGATATAGACATAGCAATAATACTTAAAGACCCAGAAAAAAATGATGAAGCCGAAATAGGTAGTCTTTATTCTGAAAAACTTGATGTTGTCTTGTTCCACAGATTGCCTTTACATATACAATATGAAGTTTTTAAGTATGGTAAAGAAATCTATGTAAAAGATGAGGAATATCTTTTAGATCTGAAATTGAGGATTCTTAAAAATTATCTTGATTATTCAAGAGTTTTTGAATTTATGAGGTCAGAGGTATTAAAATGAAACTTGCTGAGAACATTCTAAGATTTGAGAAGCACCTTGAGGGAGCAATAAGATTAAAAGATAAGAATATTTCAGATTATCTCGTCTATAATACACTCGCTATGGAATGCTTTCAGGCTGTGAATGCGCTTATAGAAATTGGGGAATATATAGTTGCTAAGAATAAACTTGGTTTTCCGTCATCATACAGAGAAATTTTTGAACTACTTGAAGAGAGCGGATTTATTACTAAAAATGAGTTATAAGATGTAAAAAGATTGGTGTTTTTGAGAAATCTTATTGCACACGAATACCAAAGAATTTCAGAAGACGAATTACAGGAGATGCCAGATTTACTATGTAAAATAAGACCTTTTGTAGATAGAACCAAAGAGGAGGGTAAATGAAAAAATTGTATCTACCTCAAGTAACCCAATCCTCCGCCACTTCTCTTCCCTATCCCGACAACTACTTCGATGCAGTATTCACAGACCCGCCTTATTATGATAATGTGCCTTACTCTTATCTTTCTGATTTCTTTTATGTATGGTTGAAGCGCTCGATTGGGGATTTGTATCCAGAATTATTTTCAACTCCGCTGACTCCAAAATCCAAGGAGATTGTTGCCTATTCAAATCAAGAAGGTGGGTTTGAGGCTGGGAAAAAATTCTTTGAAAATATGCTCAAAAAATCATTTCAGGAAATTTATAGAGTGTTAAAACCAGAGGGTATTGCAACAATTGTTTATACCCATAAATCTACCTCTGGTTGGGAGACATTGATAAACTCGCTTTTGGATTCTGGACTTGTTCCAACTGCATCATGGCCAATTGATACGGAGATGAAATCAAGGTTAAGGGCACAGGAATCCGCTGCTCTTGCATCTTCAATCTACTTTGTTTGCCGCAAGATGAAAAGACAAGAAATAGGCTGGTATAACAAAGTAAAAGATGAGATAAAGAAACACATCTATCAAAAACTTGAGAGATTATGGCAAGAAGGCGTCTCTGGAGCAGGCTTCTTTATTGCGGGTATAGGTTCTGCAATTGAAATATTTGGCAAATATGAGAAGGTTATGGATTATGAAGGAAATATCATAAGGGCTGATAAACTCCTTGAATTTATCCGAGAAATAGTAACGGATTATGCAGTTAGACAAATTTTGCACAATGGCATTGCTGGGGAACTTTCTCCACTTACAAGATTTTATTTACTCTGGCGATGGACATATGGTGAGGCAAAAGTTGAGTTTGATGAAGCAAGAAAACTTGCCCAGTCAACAGGGATTGATTTAGCAAAAGAGTGGAACAAGGGATTTATAATAAAAGATAAAGAGTTCATAAAGGTTTTAGGACCCCATGAAAGAGATTTGGCAGAACTTGAAGATTCAAATGAACTAATAGATGTGCTTCATTATGTGCTCTTATTATGGAAAGAAGGAAATGGAGAGAAAATGAAGAAGGTTTTATCTGATAGCGGCTTTGGAGCCAAAGATACTTTTTACAGAGTTGCCCAGGCAGTCTCTGAAACTCTATCTATTGAAAGCAAAGAGAAAAAACTTCTTGATGGTTTTCTCTCAGGCAAAGAGAGGTTGATAACTGAAATAAAAAAACAGAGGAGGTTGTTTGAATGAAACCATTTTCAACTGTAGCAATACCCCATAGAGACATACAGGAAGGTAAATTTAAAATGGAAACCTATGCTGCTGATCTCTGGGAAGTAGCAAAGGGAACTGCTTCAGAAGAATACAGAGACAGAGATATATTTCTTTCAAGAACTTATGAAACACAGGGGTTAAAACAGATTCTTAATGAGGCAGAAAAGAGACTTAAAGGAGCTCCTTCAGACTCGGTAATACAGTTGCAAACTCCCTTTGGTGGTGGCAAAACTCACACATTGATTTATCTTTATCATAAAGCAAAGCAATGGGGAGCAAAGGTTTTCGTTTTTTCAGGTGACAAATCAGAAGTAAAGGAAGGTACTATATGGGAAGAAATGGAAAAACAGTTAAGTGGAAAGATTGATAGATTTAAAGGCGAGGTGCCACCCGGAGGTGAAAAATTAAAGGAGTTTTTGAAAGAGCATGAGCCTGTTTTAATTTTAATGGATGAGTTGCATTCTTATCTTACTGCAGCGCTCGCAAAAAAGGTTGGAGACAGCAATCTTGCAACACAAAGTCTGGTTTTTATTCAAAATTTAACAAATGTTGTAAAGAGTCTCGATAAAACAGCGCTTTTTATGAGTCTTCCAGCAAGCTGTCCTTATCCAGATGAGACTTCAGAAGCACTCCTTCAAAGTTTAAAACAAATTGCAGGAAGAGTTGAAAAAATTTACACTCCTGTAAG
Protein-coding sequences here:
- a CDS encoding nucleotidyltransferase domain-containing protein; this encodes MKEVDKILETIKNYPKLIAVYLFGSYAKGEEKPISDIDIAIILKDPEKNDEAEIGSLYSEKLDVVLFHRLPLHIQYEVFKYGKEIYVKDEEYLLDLKLRILKNYLDYSRVFEFMRSEVLK
- a CDS encoding HepT-like ribonuclease domain-containing protein, which codes for MKLAENILRFEKHLEGAIRLKDKNISDYLVYNTLAMECFQAVNALIEIGEYIVAKNKLGFPSSYREIFELLEESGFITKNEL